The following are encoded in a window of Caldicellulosiruptor danielii genomic DNA:
- a CDS encoding LacI family DNA-binding transcriptional regulator: protein MRYTIKDIAKITGYSVATISRALSGKDGVSEEKRKEILRIIDQLGYIPNQSARRLRSKETKNILVMIPDIENYFFNKLIKGIEKEAREKGYNIILGDFSDSQEIEEEYYRMMKGQIADGILIVGSLSEPQRIVEISRQFPMVVISDYFSDELVTVCVDNFKAAYDATMFLYKCGYRRIAKITGKIGAMLSQDRLKGYKMALENLGLNCDEKYIKYGDFKYESGYKLAKELLSAKSYPDAIFCSNDEMAIGACDAAKELGFSIPDELGVMGFDDIELSSMVTPKITTVHQPRYEMGRLAAQLLINILTGKEVSKGKYILDASIVPRDSTRNANITK, encoded by the coding sequence ATGAGATACACAATAAAAGACATAGCAAAGATAACAGGCTATTCTGTTGCTACAATTTCAAGGGCGCTTAGCGGCAAAGATGGAGTAAGTGAGGAAAAGAGAAAAGAAATCTTGAGAATTATAGATCAGCTTGGATATATTCCGAACCAAAGCGCAAGAAGGCTCAGAAGTAAAGAGACAAAAAATATTCTGGTGATGATACCTGATATAGAGAACTACTTTTTCAATAAGTTAATAAAAGGTATCGAGAAGGAAGCTCGCGAAAAAGGTTATAACATCATCCTTGGTGATTTTTCAGATTCTCAGGAAATTGAAGAAGAGTATTACAGGATGATGAAAGGACAGATAGCAGATGGGATTTTGATTGTGGGAAGTTTGAGTGAGCCTCAAAGGATTGTTGAAATATCAAGACAGTTTCCTATGGTTGTGATTTCTGACTATTTTTCTGACGAGCTTGTGACTGTGTGCGTTGACAATTTCAAAGCTGCATATGATGCTACAATGTTTTTATATAAATGTGGATATCGAAGAATTGCCAAAATAACTGGAAAAATTGGAGCGATGCTGTCTCAAGATAGATTAAAAGGATATAAAATGGCACTTGAGAATTTAGGACTAAACTGCGATGAAAAATACATAAAATATGGTGACTTCAAGTACGAAAGTGGCTACAAGCTTGCAAAAGAACTTTTAAGTGCCAAGTCTTATCCAGATGCCATCTTTTGCTCAAACGATGAAATGGCAATTGGGGCATGTGATGCTGCAAAAGAGCTTGGTTTTTCAATTCCTGATGAACTTGGAGTTATGGGATTTGACGACATTGAGCTTTCATCGATGGTCACACCTAAAATTACCACAGTTCATCAACCACGATATGAAATGGGAAGGTTGGCTGCACAACTTTTGATAAACATTTTAACTGGAAAAGAAGTATCAAAAGGTAAATACATCCTTGACGCCTCAATAGTTCCAAGAGATTCAACCAGAAATGCAAATATCACAAAATAA